The window ATAGATTTAGTCAActgaaaaaaactgtttacgACTTACTTCTCATCTTAAGGTATATAATTACTCTTAaactcacacagtaaaaacgcAAATATGCAGTGAACAGTTCTATTAGCAAGAatactaaaaacaacaacaaataaatacaaagagCAGCGAGAATACACAAAAACAACTAAATATATACAACGATAAATGAGTGAGCATATTACTATATAAAGACGAAGTAGCTAATATAAAGCTAAGtctatattacaaatatatacatagTAGGTAAGGCGAAAATCCAAATCCAAATGTATGTTAAATTGTAAATTAGGAATGTGTGTTAAGGTGCAATGCCATGATACGCTGGGCGGACAGGCACTGAGATAGTGGCATGTGTAGGTAGAGAAACATAAAATCTGACTTCCAGTCTGCAAGAATGGGGATGGAATCCAGTGGAACCCCCACTTCCAGTGCATATGTGGCACCACCCCGTCGAAATAAGTGAGTCCCATATAGGTGGGCTGGAACCCCAAGCTCTGTCAAAACTTTCTTAATACAGGCCATAAAAGATCGATAGGTAAAAATACTAGTAGCGAATGAGGCAGAGTCATGCCAGCATAATGCTTGAAAGTTAGTGGTACATCAGGCGTAAGAGAAAAACGAGTGAGCAACAGCAGCAACTGGGCACAAAGGTGACGATGGAATAGCCACCAGTGGAACAGTAATAGTACGCTGTCCTAACTGGATGATTTTACTCCAGCGAACTAGTATCAACAACTGTGAATGGGATAAAACAAAATCAGACCTAGTAAAGTTGATGCGAGCATTGAAGGCAGCTGACAATGTAGGTAGCAGATGAGACTTGCGAAATAGCAGGCCTCGTCAGgaatggcgtgcgatcgcacgcgcacacgCCCACACACGCCATGTTTGAATGTTCCTGTGCGATCTTCGCACgccaaaaaaaacactaaatacctcAGGCGTGCGCTAATCGCACACCAAATTAAATAATGTTCTGTTCAATGAAGGCCTACGGGAATAATATAAAGTGCCGATTgcgagtaaagctacacatctttGAGAGTACGAGTACAAATAAATGTGAGTAAAATAATTCAGAGTGAGAGTACAATGCAAGtgcgagtaaaataaataagagtcatcaataattaaactactcgcaagtaaatctttaaaaatcatGTTACTCGTGAGTtgtattaaagaaaaacaaagacattaattttaattcaccatttatttttttttttaatttagttgctcttttgaaattaataaataaattttcaactttGCTGTCTTTTACTTCTTTAAATGCTTTCGCTACTTTCATTATatgaaatcacttccagcatgttctttcgcagaaaccacttccagcatgttcttcgcagaaatcacttccagcatgttctttcgcaagcacagagtcagcatgatatctaattatagttatggtgatcaattgccacatgctgactttgctttctgaatatttttcaacaatcattgctttacaactcagacaacaatctgtatagttttaaaacatcgccatagaaacaggacgtcacaaagcttgttattgttttgtttagggGGGAATGTTTTAAGATCGAAGCAACAATAATAACGTgagggatttttttataaaaaaacagtttaatgtttaatgatatatttttttgaaaagtataaaaataaaaaatatttatacctctaaaaaaatatttacaaaaaagttattaactgaaagagttttatgactgtaacttgcatgttttataattttttttcatcctgttgctacgtcgtatacttttttttaaaaaaataatgaataatgaacgCATCGCACATTTTAGTTTTGTCGCAACAAATTACCAGCTTTTCaaaacatggcaaaattagTGTTGCTGTATGCGAGTTCTATGATTATTCGAAAAAAACAATGGAACAAAAATAAGCACACGCCATCGCACGCCATTGAAAATTATGCCATGCGAACAACGCACGCCTCAAAATTATTAAGAAGTACCATGACGTGCGAAGCTCGCACGCTAGCATTTTTCTTCCTGACGAGGCCTGAAATAGGCCAAAAACGGATACAAGGCAAATAGCCCAAAAAGAGGCACGCTTACTGGAATTGAGATTTAAACGAGACCGGATACCAAGAAGCAAATTTATGGTAATAGGAAGACGGGGCTGTGGTGGAACACCAAGCATCCGCTTCATACCAGTCAGAACAGAGAAAAGGACCCAGTTATCAGAGAGTGGATTATGGAACCCCATCTCCTGGTGCAGAAGTCCAACAAAATTGAGGTACACACAAACTGACTGCGGAAGGAGAAAGCGGGCAAGGTAGGCAGCGTACATACAGAGACTTGATGTATTAGCAGGAACAATTGGGAGGTGCAtgagtttacaaaatttataatatgCAGAGCGATGACTACGGTAGCTCTTTTTTGTGTTAGCAGAGTAGGTGGCTTCACgacaaaacaaaacatcagAGAGCAGGCCATGTTTGAAAGAGGCGAGATctagaacaaaaataaaaagacgtCCTAAccgataacaaaaaaattagctAATAGATAATAGTAACATGACTCAGACATGTGTAAAAAGGCAGAGACATTTGCAGAACATATCCCTTGCAGATCAATTTGTTGCACGCTAAATATACTCtgagtagtagtagtagtagtatttatttCGTGTTAGAtaactgtatattttacattaaataaataccTACGGGGAGACCATCAGATAGTATAAATACTAATGTAGGTGATGGCCACCTATATCAGATCAAACGATTGCAATAAGCAGTATgacactacaaaaaaaaattttttagtaaaatcttttttatgcagTGGAGAGATTAGTGTTATAGCAATCCAGAAAATAagttttgcagattttttttagttgttttagaGTGAGAGAGGCTAGGTCGTATTGGTGAAAGTGTTGTTGGATATTGTTCCAATTAATAATAGATTGGTAACGTATAGATTTGAGACCAAATGAGGTAGTCCTAACAGAAGGTCTAGCTAGAAGTTTAATGGATTTACTTCTTGTTGAATGATTAGATGAATGGCAgaccaatttaaaaatatcacaaatattACCTGGAGAATGCAGATTTAtaatattaaaagttaaaataatgttgagAAATTTTATAAGATCTGAAAGAGTAAGAATATTAAGATTAAGAAAAATAGGATTTGATGGTgagttaaatttagaaaaagtaatGATTCGGAGAGCAGCTTTTTGTAAGCGAAAAATTCTACACGACTTTGAAGTGAGACCCCACACTTGCggactataagaaatatgaGAAGAAAATAATGCATGGTAAATTGAAAGTAGGATATCCTTAGGCACATAATATCTTAGTTTGCAAAGAGctccatttttttttcttaatttattgccAATATAAGATATGTGGAAATCCCAATCTAGAAATTCATCTATTAATATACCTAGATATCTTACATGAGATGAGaattcaagtttttttccatttaatTTCAGCCTTATATCATAGTTGACTGCTTTATTTCTTTGCCTAAATAGGATGACTTCAGTCTTTGCTACATTTAATGCTATTTTATTTGCAGTTAGccatttatatatacattttaaatctATATTTAAATGCTTCTGCATTTTTTTCAGATTATGGTTAGCATATAACATGCAAGTGTcatctgcaaaatgaaaaatttctgaaaaaattattgagtTAATTAAATCattaatataaagtaaaaaataaaataggacCAAGAACGGAACCTTGGGGAACTCCATgtttaataaaaagttttttagatttGGTGTTAGTTAGGGAGACATATTGTACCCTATCGCTGAGATAGGAGCGAAACCAGGAGTTTGTTACACCTCTAATTCCATAATGTTCAAGCTTTGAAAGGAGAATTTCGTGTGATACAGTATCAAAGGCCTTTTGAAGGTCTATGAAGATTCCACATGCAAACTtacaattatctaaattttgtcgAATAGTTTCAGTGAGACTAATTAGTGCATGGGTGGTTGAATGTTTGGTCCTAAATCCAAATTGTTTATTGgttataattttattagaatctaggaaagaaattaatcggtttttaattatttttttaaagatcttATCCAAATTGCTTAATAATGATATGGGTCTATAATTATTTGGATCAAGAGGAGACCCTTTATTCTTGTAGATTGGTATGACACTAaccatctttaatatgtttgggAATACACCTTGTTGTAGGGAAAGattaaaaagtttggttaaTATTGCAGAAATTGCTATGTTGGCTTGTTTTAAGATAAGATTAGGGACACTGTTTGGGCCCGATGCTTTGGTTAAATCAAGGTtatttatgatctttaaaacttCTTCTATTGTTACAGGGTTAAAGAATAATGAgttactattattattttttaggtaaGATGAAAAGTGTGTATTGTTATGTGGAATTTGGTTTCTAATTTTATCTGCAAAAGAAGTAAAATGTTCATTAAAAGCATTAGCTACAGTTAATTTTTCAGAgattattttatcatttatttttaaggaaGAAGTGCTAGATCTACTGTTgttatctttattatttaaaatatccttTATACCTTTCCAAATTTTTCTactgttatttttgttgattaagAAAAATTCTTTATAATAGTTTGATTTTGAGTTCCTGATAAGATTAACTATACGAtttctataaaatttatattggttttaataatataattttttttcttggtttttaGCTTTGATTAACTTTTTATAGTAATTATTGCGGATGTTAATGGATTTTAGAATAGCTCTAGTGACCCAAGGTTTATTTCTATTacttaattgtttttttgatagttttttaTTAGGGGTATGTCTACTTACAATTTGGTctaattgattaaaaaaaaggttaaaagagttatttacattattttcattTGAAAGCAAAGTAGAATCCCAATCTATAGATTCTATGTCATTTATTACGGcattattgtttaaatttttccaaTCCTTGTAATAGGTGTCTAAATTATCCTTGACTTTAAGTCTAttgtcaaaataaattaaaaattgaggaAGGTGGTCTGAAATTGAGGTGATGATGTTACCtgagaaatattttgtaaatggaTTAGATGTAAATATATTATCAATTAAAGTTTTAGATGTATTAGATATTCTGGTTGGAATTGTTATAGATGGTTgtaaaaaattagaataaagTTCATCCAGGAAATCATCAACTAGATGGTTACTTTCACATTTTAGAAGATCAATATTAAAATCTCCcattaaaataagtttttgtttttgcttaatAGCTACTTCAAAGAAGGGTTTAAGATACAAATTAATAAATTCAGGAATTGGCATATTAGGGTGTTTATAAATGCACCCAACAATGGTATTTTTACGATTGTTATCTAAGATTTCTACAAAAGTTGATTCTAATTTACTTTCAAGAAAGAGCAAGTTTGAAAGGTCTGAGCGTACCACTACTGTTAGCGAATTAGAAATATACAAGGAAGTACCTCCTGCATTGCTGCTTGAAAGGTTATGAAATCCTCTATAACCTTTTAAAATTGGTGTTATTGAGTACTTACTAAGTCTAGTTTCACTGAAGCCTAACACATCAAAGTCAATATTGAGAGAGTTCAGAAGAATGTTGATATTATCAATATTCTTGGGAAGAGAACAAGTATTAAgatgaaaataagaaaaattaggTGTAAGGTCCGAAGAAGAAAGTTGTTCAAGAGTAGAGTTAAAGCTGTTATATTCATAATATTTACAATTAGTAAACCgttcatcttcatcatcaacATTATTTGAAAAAGAGGTTTCAATATGAGAGTTAACGTCAGAAAAAATCTGACTTTTTTGTGCCTCAAACAGAGGTGTATTGTCACTCTGGAATGGAAAAATTTCAGAATTACACTTTAAACACGACCATGCCTCATCTGAGTTATCCTTGGTGAGTTTTTTGAAGTCATTAGAATTAAGCAAGTTACAACTTGGGTGAacccaaagtttacaaaaatcacAAAAGATACAGTTAGAATTTGCCCTAATCAATTCACTGCATATACCACAAAAAAACTTACTAATTCTTAGTTTGCGCGTTTGAGAGGGAAGCCAAAGAACTCACATAAATTACTGCATGAGCATCAGACTAATTTTAGCACATCTTCGCCGCCATATTAGAAATCAATTATAGATCGTACTAACAAAAAATTTTCCTAGTTGGTAATTATactaaaaatattagtaagCGTGGAGAATCGAAAAAATTTATTCGGCATCAGCGTTAAAGTTGAAAGTTGGAAATAGGCCAGAAAGTTTATCAAAGTGATCTATCTtaattttctgatcattttctTCAACAACGATGAAGAGATTTCCATTAAAAACCCAAAAACGATTGATCATCTTCTTTGAATGAAGTCTCTTACATTTGCCCCACAGGAACTTCATGTACGGGGATaggttaaaattaataaaaatatttcctttcAGACCAATTTCTCgcaatttctttttagttttcgAGTTCGAATCTTTTAACTTGAATTTATTTGCATGTAAAAGGTCgcagttttttttgttaacgaAGCGTACAATCGTTTTCTTAGTTTCGTTTTCTCTAGCGTAAAGGCGGTGGCATGCTTCAACATCGCTTTCAGAAATTTCAACACCTATAGCCTTAGCAATCTCAATGACTTTATCTTGAAGCTCATCTTGGTCAATAGAATTAGGTATACCACAAACCTCAACATTGTTCCGTCGGACGTACTGTTGGAGATTAATCACGTCTTTTTCCAATTCCAGCATGAATTtatctttttcttgatttttctcTTTCATTGCATCAATTTCATCTCTTAAAACTTTAATTGCAGTTCTTAGTTGTTCAACgatatcatttttttgttgcaataGTCCGTTTTTGAAATATTCTTTGAGGTTAGAGATCTGCTCAATAAGGAAGTCTTGTGTGATTGCCAAGTTGGATGAGGATTCTTCCGGGAGCATTTCACTTTTCGTGTTGTTGTTGGTTGTGTTGGTGGTCTTGGCTCTTACATTACTCCTTAGGTTGATACTGATGGGGCTTGTGTTGGTGGACATATTCAAGTCTTTAGTTCTTTAAAGTTAAAATGAGTTTTTTGACACAGGCGACGCCCTTTTTTTGAGGCAAGGGATTCTGGGAGGAACCTTCTAGAAGGAGTCACATGGAGTGGAGTACTAGGATACTCAATGGGGGTATGTACATACTGTGGAATTTAAACACTGATAAACAAGATTTATCAGTCACAAATACATCGTTTTCTTTTAAGGGGCTTATATATAGCTAAAGGATAAACTTAGCAAAATTTCCAAACTCTCCTTTACTCGAACCGCTCCATAGCGCGAACGATTTCTGGTTCCCCGTCagaattcgagttatggagagtcCACCGTAGTTAAACTTTCAAATATATAGTGGACATTCGAAACAGAAGTCTCTTAATTCTATTTTCACCGGTGGAATTAAGGTGTTGCTAAGGAAATTCTAAGGTGCTACAAACAAAATACAGACTAAATTTGGATTGAAAAGCAAACGTCACTATATTGTTTTTTACCTGGATCAGCTTCAAATACTGTATTATGTACTAAGTTTGATGACCTTTTTTTAATCCCAATGACGTcgttaaaattagttttttgtttgaaaCATAATTAAGACGGCCTTTTCCTTctccgaccgattttttaaccgATTGCCGTAACGTCACGGCTTTTAAAGTCCGACCTGACCCCGCGACTTAGCGCTACGCCGGCTTTGTGCGTATCTTGATAATCGTAAAGAATGAAGACTGCGGCTACGAATttgatcacaaatattgttgtaaactgttattttgttattattttattattatttattattatttaaattttcgtttCCAGATGTTTTTAACGAGGCGGATTTTGTGCCACTAAAAGGAGCTCTAGGGGTTAAGGTACGAGTGGcgctgtagattagtggttatagctctcgtactttgtgcgggaaaccggggttcgattcttcttgacggcgattcaacatgggcgagtgaatgttacagtactggaatcaggacacctaacatcgtggATCGCGTATCATGCGCGTCGCGCAAGTagtcatcctcgtccccagggtcttgtggcccctgagcccttattacggagtggccaacaatgaccctggaacaggctggtcatgTGATACAAAAATGCCCAGACATACTGGGCATTTTTGAAATTCCAGAAATAATGAGATGCAAACTTGACGCTCGCCTTTAAAAGCAAGATTTAGAAATGGCGAGCGAAAAAGA is drawn from Hydractinia symbiolongicarpus strain clone_291-10 chromosome 8, HSymV2.1, whole genome shotgun sequence and contains these coding sequences:
- the LOC130656058 gene encoding uncharacterized protein LOC130656058, producing MSTNTSPISINLRSNVRAKTTNTTNNNTKSEMLPEESSSNLAITQDFLIEQISNLKEYFKNGLLQQKNDIVEQLRTAIKVLRDEIDAMKEKNQEKDKFMLELEKDVINLQQYVRRNNVEVCGIPNSIDQDELQDKVIEIAKAIGVEISESDVEACHRLYARENETKKTIVRFVNKKNCDLLHANKFKLKDSNSKTKKKLREIGLKGNIFINFNLSPYMKFLWGKCKRLHSKKMINRFWVFNGNLFIVVEENDQKIKIDHFDKLSGLFPTFNFNADAE